One Osmerus eperlanus chromosome 13, fOsmEpe2.1, whole genome shotgun sequence genomic region harbors:
- the LOC134032408 gene encoding atypical chemokine receptor 2 gives MFLLIGKTTMEIMETSSSINDTYFDVSYDYSYYYDYMNGFWPCENTQGEAFGRNFLVLTESIICLLSIIVNALFIFSSVKSKLMQKILPMSIAISSILFTITLPFYAIYAHSEWMFGNIVCKTVTAIHTTTMYSSILFSICLGLEIYLGVKWNLSGRTYSSPVRLPIVCSVIWILSSLAALPSWTFVEEVNSNGQKLCTYHFGEDHHPSTWMIFKKFQLNIFGFLVPFSILLFCYLRVCCAMTKLAPRGKSSAHKLLVVVVVFFVLWFPYNCVLFLYSVQIWQAWSCTSNLNLEFAIQITECIAFSHSFINPIVYGYVNRRVWRCFAKMCVGRCKTSTEYTLEGTNSTDSSSVHGDGVELKAVQCHHQNTANTLPERLS, from the coding sequence ATGTTTCTCCTAATAGgcaaaacaaccatggaaaTTATGGAAACTTCGTCCTCAATTAATGACACTTACTTTGATGTAAGCTATGATTACAGCTATTATTATGACTATATGAATGGTTTTTGGCCATGTGAAAATACTCAGGGCGAAGCATTTGGGCGGAATTTTCTAGTCCTTACTGAAAGCATTATTTGCTTGCTCAGCATTATCGTAAATGCGCTTTTTATTTTCTCTTCGGTCAAATCAAAACTTATGCAAAAGATATTACCTATGAGCATTGCCATCTCCAGTATTTTGTTTACAATCACATTGCCGTTTTATGCTATTTATGCTCACAGTGAATGGATGTTTGGCAACATTGTCTGTAAGACCGTCACAGCTATTCACACTACTACTATGTATAGCAGTATACTTTTTAGTATTTGTTTAGGTCTGGAGATATATTTAGGTGTGAAATGGAACTTGTCAGGGAGGACCTACTCATCACCAGTAAGACTTCCAATAGTTTGCTCTGTGATTTGGATATTATCTTCATTGGCTGCACTACCATCTTGGACCTTTGTCGAAGAGGTCAACAGCAATGGACAGAAACTTTGCACCTACCATTTTGGAGAAGACCACCACCCATCTACTTGGATGATCTTTAAAAAGTTTCAGCTGAACATCTTTGGCTTTCTCGTACCCTTTTCAATCCTTCTGTTCTGCTACTTGCGAGTCTGCTGTGCCATGACCAAGCTTGCTCCGCGGGGGAAATCAAGTGCTCACAAACTCCTGGTGGTTGTGGTAGTATTCTTTGTACTTTGGTTTCCATACAACTGTGTCTTGTTTCTGTATTCTGTGCAGATCTGGCAAGCATGGAGCTGTACCTCCAACCTTAACCTGGAATTTGCCATTCAGATCACCGAATGCATTGCTTTCAGTCATAGTTTTATCAACCCTATTGTGTATGGATATGTTAACAGGAGGGTTTGGAGGTGTTTCGCCAAAATGTGTGTGGGGAGATGTAAAACTAGTACTGAGTATACTCTGGAGGGGACCAACAGTACTGATTCCTCCTCAGTCCATGGAGATGGTGTTGAGCTAAAAGCAGTTCAGTGTCACCACCAAAATACAGCAAATACACTTCCTGAGAGACTGTCATGA